ATGCGCAAGGTCAACACGCCGTTGCGGAAGGTCGCCTCGGCCTTGTCCACATCCACGGGGACATTGATGGTGAGCACACGACGGAACGCCCCTCGTGCCCGCTCCTGGAGCACGTAATTCACCCCCTCCACCGGCGGAGGGAACTCGCCCTTGATGGTCAACGTCTCGCCCTCGAGCGTGATCTCCACATCCTCCGGCTCCACCCCAGGGATGGAAGCGATGATGACGACCTCCTCCGGGGTGGTATATGCGTCCACCGGGAGCCGGATCTCCCGCTCCCGAGAGGAGGATGTCCATCGCGAGCGAGAGAGGCTCTCCTCAAAGAGGCGATCCATCGCATCGCGCAGATTCATGATATCGCTGATCGGATCCCATCGCGTGAGGTTCGTCATGACGTCTCTCCTTTTCTCCACAAACACCTGTCCACGGCACAATCCATCCCAACCGACCATCAATCTATCGATCCGCCATTAGAAAGACATTAGCGGCCCGTTAGCATTTCGTTAGACGGCACCCACCGCACGGGAGCATGAAATGAGGATAGGCCAAAGGCAGGAAAGGGCCACAGAAAGGGAAAGGGGGCCGCCCCAACCGGGTTCACGGCCCCCATCTACAAACGATCCGCACCGAAGTAACCACCGGGGCTTCCGTTCGACGCCTGGAGAACTCAAATCCCCATCCCCGCGAGCGGCCGTCCGATTACGCCACCCCCTCGCCGGCGCCGCCCCGGCCGGCCTCGTCGATGACCCGCTGCAGCTCCTCCTTTGCCCTCGTCAGATCACGCTCATGCACGAGCAGATGATCCGTCGAGAACGCGGAGACTACCAGCAGCGGGATCCCGGCCGCGGCCAGCGCCTGCGCCAGGGGGGCCAGGTAACCGGCCACGTCCAAAGCGATGGATTGCTCCAGCGTGATCAGCCGCCAGCCGCGCTCCACGACCGCATCCGGCCAGTCCCCTGCCATGCGTCCCCAGGCCGCCTCCGTGAGCAGTACCGTCGTCTCCTCGGCGGAGCGGACCAGGGACAGGAACTCGCAGGAGATCTGCCGATCGAACTGAGCCAGCAAGGTCGCACAGGCAGCCGCCGGCAAACGGACGAGCACAAAGGGGGTGGGATCCACGCGCAGCCGGGTGGCTGCCAACAGAGCACGTACCCGATCTTCCACAATGACCTCTCCCAAAGCGTACCTGAGAATTTACCGGCATGGTGGCTGAGGGCATCCCGCAGCCACGCGCTCCATGGGGGAGGGAGGCGTGG
This DNA window, taken from Chloroflexota bacterium, encodes the following:
- a CDS encoding Hsp20/alpha crystallin family protein, producing MTNLTRWDPISDIMNLRDAMDRLFEESLSRSRWTSSSREREIRLPVDAYTTPEEVVIIASIPGVEPEDVEITLEGETLTIKGEFPPPVEGVNYVLQERARGAFRRVLTINVPVDVDKAEATFRNGVLTLRIPKAEAVRPKTIKVNVK
- a CDS encoding ACT domain-containing protein — encoded protein: MEDRVRALLAATRLRVDPTPFVLVRLPAAACATLLAQFDRQISCEFLSLVRSAEETTVLLTEAAWGRMAGDWPDAVVERGWRLITLEQSIALDVAGYLAPLAQALAAAGIPLLVVSAFSTDHLLVHERDLTRAKEELQRVIDEAGRGGAGEGVA